One Flavobacterium cerinum genomic window, TACAAGTGCATACCAGCCGAGTCATACGGTTAAGCATATTAATTTCTGTCCTCCTGCACCGATTTACTGTACAACAGTGAATCCGAATGCTCCGATTATTAAAAATTTATTTATTGGTTTGATCAATAAATTAAGAACGCTTCCGAACGCGAGTGTACCGAATGGTTATACCTGTACGGAATTAACGGTTCTGGCACCTTATATTACCGATGCCACTCCTAAGATTTACAACTTTAACAATACAGGAGCTACGATTTCATTCTCCTTTAACCCGCACGGATCACAATACGATGTGGTGGTTCCGCTTCAGAGTAATTTAAGTATTACGAATGTGGAATTCGATAATTATGTTCTTTCCGATGTGGTGTCGACGTTCAAAACAACGTTCAGTAACGGTTATGTAAATACAACTGCCGGAAGAGTAAAACATATCAATTTGTGTCCGGATGAATTGTATTGTGTCTCTCACGTAGCTATTGTAGTAGACGAATCGGGTTCACTTGATGATACTGAAATCCGAAAAATCAAAAAACAACTAAAAGCATTTGTTCAGCAACAAGCGGATACCAACGATAATTTAGGAACCAATATCTATATTTCCTTAATCGGTATGTCAGATAATGATCTATATAATAGAGGTGATGCCATCATGCAGGTAAAAGTGACCAATGGTTCAACTTTAAATCAGTTTAACAACTGGATTAATAATTATGGAGCAAGATACGGTCAGCCTGGAATTAGCCCGGCTTCTGATTACTGGAACGGTGCATTACAAAAAGCATTGCAAGCCACAATGAAACCGGATGCAGTGATTATGATTACCGACGGTTGTGAGACAGCCAATGTTACGAACTTGGTTACCACCATGAAATCATTCAACAACTATAGAAATCCGGCAAATCCGGCAACTTCTTTAACACCGAACGGACCACATTTATATGTTCTTGGAATTGAAAACGGTTTTTATGTTGATTCAGAAACGGTTGTAAGTCAAAGAATGGCACGAAATCAGGATCCTAATTATAACCCGACGATGTTAAAAACAACAGGAAGTGATTTGGTTGCCGGTCGAATCGCCGCTGTAGAACACACTGATATAATTCAGACGCAAGCGGAATCGTTCCTTAGAAAATCATTGAAATTCTTGTTAGGTTACCCTGCGGATCAGTTCCCGGTTTCAAGTATTGATTTTTTTGATCCGGCTGATTATTTCGGACATGAAAACTTTAATATTCTGGGTTCTGATGAGCGTTACCTGTCAGAGAAATTGGTGGATAGCCAAATCTCATGTGGATTATCTATTACAAAAGATTTCTGTGAAGATTGTTATTCGTTTCAGCCGCAACCCGGACAGGAGTATATCCTGAGCGCATGGGCAAAAGAGGAAACTAACGAGCAGTTTAAAACGTTTAATAACCCTGCGATTACCCTGATTTTTTATAATAATAAACAGGCCTTACCGCAACACGAAATATCGAGAATAACGGTAACTCCTTCCGGTGAAATCATTGACGGATGGCAACGCATCTTTACCAAGTTTATGATTCCGTATTCTACAACAAGTGCCATCAATAATACGATTTCAATCGGAGTTGAACTTAAAAACAACAGCCCGAGTATTCCGGTATATTTTGATGATATACGAGTACATCCGCTAAAAGGTAGTATGAAATCATTTGTGTATGATCCGGAAACCTTTAAGCTAATGTCGGAATTAGACGATAATAATTATGCTACTTTTTATGAGTATGACAATGAAGGTGGATTGGTGCGTATTAAAAAGGAAACGGAAAGAGGTGTGAAAACCATTCAGGAAACCCGTTCCGGAAATGTAATTAAAAACTAAAGAATAGATATGGTAAATAGAATTATCACATCCATTTCAATTCTTTTGATTGGGTGCTTCGCGCAGGCACAAACCGTAGGTGAGGTTTTTAAGAAAATAACTGCCGGTTATAGTATTGCACAACCGC contains:
- a CDS encoding VWA domain-containing protein — protein: MRNLVLIVFLLLSGSTVFAQVTPEERQALIDIYNSTNGKEWKNNKGWDVNNPKSVVTSWDAAKKTGWYGVTVKDGHVTDIVLNDNNLVGELNADPEAFQALTRFLINGNNVTGELAEGLLEPMEEEPRVKKKSVPTEIKATLINSDANEILTKVADNPTVVTSDKKRWASCTVSNPNSAAAKNIFLNFIKYLVNAKNSGVQDYQIVGSNPPQFNALKPYITDPNPKIANFSTAFDPSNNSLAEMRLSFTGDHGEYDVWLSGNFSDIANVNFDVDISQYDTPDHYLDLQGDYSPMYNGYKIFLKKFDVMHVNFCPDKIDLPICHEKTRIQVFSSTNQMTLCAGQFIKLVLSPYMSSAEYHIQIVKSDGTIIDLGTIYGTNEVYFNSLEAGTYTIKVEGVNYDEGCTFSGELNNVVVQNCATFCASNNTTSPIVKQLYLNLLNHLISKMQTDGYIADGYAPSQLISLSPYISDPNPKIYNAHFTNNNEYFRFSFANHASDYDVSLRYTPNTTVTGLDMSGFVSTASVSTLPVLLNTSAYQPSHTVKHINFCPPAPIYCTTVNPNAPIIKNLFIGLINKLRTLPNASVPNGYTCTELTVLAPYITDATPKIYNFNNTGATISFSFNPHGSQYDVVVPLQSNLSITNVEFDNYVLSDVVSTFKTTFSNGYVNTTAGRVKHINLCPDELYCVSHVAIVVDESGSLDDTEIRKIKKQLKAFVQQQADTNDNLGTNIYISLIGMSDNDLYNRGDAIMQVKVTNGSTLNQFNNWINNYGARYGQPGISPASDYWNGALQKALQATMKPDAVIMITDGCETANVTNLVTTMKSFNNYRNPANPATSLTPNGPHLYVLGIENGFYVDSETVVSQRMARNQDPNYNPTMLKTTGSDLVAGRIAAVEHTDIIQTQAESFLRKSLKFLLGYPADQFPVSSIDFFDPADYFGHENFNILGSDERYLSEKLVDSQISCGLSITKDFCEDCYSFQPQPGQEYILSAWAKEETNEQFKTFNNPAITLIFYNNKQALPQHEISRITVTPSGEIIDGWQRIFTKFMIPYSTTSAINNTISIGVELKNNSPSIPVYFDDIRVHPLKGSMKSFVYDPETFKLMSELDDNNYATFYEYDNEGGLVRIKKETERGVKTIQETRSGNVIKN